In Streptomyces nodosus, one DNA window encodes the following:
- a CDS encoding putative bifunctional diguanylate cyclase/phosphodiesterase yields MEPTESAAPDARLPLRRLSGAWWASRRAARLSERSGAVGPVVIPGTAPGATPAPRSVFGAGLPPRGVPGPGTLGAGVAGLGSALPGPHDRRRPPWLSLPAVVVTAGALVLGAGLTRAFGGRQALFPSGTTGWSLALLTGIIVGHLVALGRGRWWGGTGSGAALTLAALLLYGWVPAGMVSLTVVVLVGIARLGRWRQGILHGAVDMLGIGAGALVLAAFGRVPTVETPWTPESWTAYTAPQVVLVAAAYLLVTRLLLWFLQGPRSEGLPTVARTALVRQGLLAAALLGIAPLICVVAVALPVLLPLFSIPLIALDSTLWIARARAEEQLRDPLTGLPNRQWLLERTWTALDDAERIGARSALMLIDLDRFRSVNDTLGHLAGDRLLLQIAERLRLALPRGAEAARLGGDEFAVLLPVADSTTSASRAARNLVAALSSPLDLDGLTLVLEASAGVAVFPDHAPDAEGLLRRADVAMYQAKRDRTGVEVYESKRDSNTPDRLGLLGDLRRALDAHEVQLHYQPKVRFDGQVAGLEALVRWVHPERGKVPPDEFIAIAESSGLMPHLTEYVLETALGQVARWRAQGLRVPVAVNVSPRDVHTPGFAGAVAARLARHGVPAGALQLEITEHVLLEDPQRAADTLAALTGHGVKMSLDDFGTGYSSLVHLRRLPVSELKIDRSFVARLAVDAEDAEIVRCTVDLAHSLGLLVVAEGVEDDETWERLRDLRCDAVQGWLVAAAMPPEETTAWLLARGSRGWQRPRAALPAAAADDPGRVG; encoded by the coding sequence ATGGAACCGACAGAAAGCGCCGCCCCGGACGCCCGGCTGCCCTTGCGCCGGTTGTCCGGCGCGTGGTGGGCGAGCCGTCGGGCAGCCCGTCTGTCGGAGCGCTCGGGGGCGGTGGGACCGGTCGTGATACCGGGGACCGCCCCGGGAGCGACTCCCGCACCGAGATCCGTCTTCGGCGCCGGGCTTCCCCCGAGGGGCGTACCGGGCCCGGGGACCCTGGGCGCGGGCGTCGCCGGGCTCGGGTCCGCGCTGCCCGGCCCTCATGACCGACGGCGTCCGCCCTGGCTCTCGCTGCCCGCGGTGGTCGTCACGGCGGGCGCGCTCGTCCTCGGCGCCGGTCTCACTCGCGCGTTCGGGGGACGCCAGGCGCTCTTCCCGTCCGGCACGACCGGCTGGTCGCTGGCCCTGCTCACCGGCATCATCGTCGGCCATCTGGTCGCGCTCGGCCGCGGACGCTGGTGGGGCGGCACCGGCTCGGGCGCCGCCCTGACCCTGGCGGCCCTGCTGCTGTACGGCTGGGTGCCCGCCGGGATGGTCAGCCTCACCGTGGTCGTGCTGGTCGGCATCGCCCGGCTGGGCCGCTGGCGGCAGGGCATTCTGCACGGCGCGGTCGACATGCTCGGCATCGGCGCCGGAGCACTCGTGCTGGCCGCCTTCGGGCGGGTCCCGACCGTCGAGACGCCCTGGACGCCGGAGAGCTGGACCGCCTACACGGCACCCCAGGTCGTCCTGGTCGCCGCCGCCTATCTCCTGGTGACCCGGCTGCTGTTGTGGTTCCTCCAGGGGCCGCGCTCCGAGGGGCTGCCCACCGTGGCCCGCACCGCGCTGGTCCGGCAGGGACTCCTCGCGGCGGCGCTGCTCGGCATCGCCCCGCTGATCTGCGTGGTGGCCGTCGCGCTGCCGGTCCTGCTGCCGCTGTTCTCCATCCCGCTGATCGCCCTGGACTCCACCCTGTGGATCGCCCGTGCCCGGGCCGAGGAGCAGCTGCGCGACCCGCTGACCGGACTGCCCAACCGGCAGTGGCTGCTGGAGCGCACCTGGACGGCGCTCGACGACGCCGAGCGGATCGGGGCACGGTCCGCTCTGATGCTGATCGACCTCGACCGCTTCCGTTCGGTGAACGACACACTGGGTCATCTCGCCGGCGACCGGCTGTTGCTGCAGATAGCGGAGCGGCTGCGGCTGGCACTGCCGCGCGGCGCGGAGGCGGCCCGGCTGGGCGGCGACGAGTTCGCCGTGTTACTGCCAGTCGCGGACTCCACGACCTCCGCGTCCCGGGCGGCCCGCAACCTGGTCGCGGCGCTCAGTTCACCCCTTGACCTCGACGGACTGACGCTCGTCCTGGAGGCCAGCGCCGGGGTCGCGGTCTTCCCCGACCACGCGCCCGACGCGGAGGGGCTGCTCAGACGCGCCGACGTCGCCATGTACCAGGCCAAGCGGGACCGTACGGGCGTGGAGGTCTACGAGTCGAAGCGCGACTCGAACACCCCGGACCGGCTCGGACTGCTGGGGGATCTGCGGCGCGCCCTGGACGCGCACGAGGTACAGCTGCACTACCAGCCCAAGGTGCGCTTCGACGGGCAGGTCGCCGGCCTCGAGGCACTCGTACGGTGGGTGCATCCCGAGCGCGGCAAGGTGCCGCCGGACGAGTTCATCGCCATCGCGGAGTCCTCCGGGCTGATGCCCCATCTGACGGAGTACGTGCTGGAGACGGCGCTCGGCCAGGTGGCGCGGTGGCGCGCCCAGGGGCTGCGCGTCCCGGTGGCCGTGAACGTCTCCCCGAGGGACGTCCACACCCCGGGCTTCGCGGGCGCGGTGGCGGCACGGCTGGCACGGCACGGCGTCCCCGCGGGGGCGCTCCAGCTGGAGATCACCGAGCATGTGCTGCTGGAGGATCCCCAGCGGGCCGCGGACACCCTGGCCGCGCTGACCGGCCACGGCGTGAAGATGTCGCTGGACGACTTCGGCACCGGGTACTCGTCGCTGGTGCATCTGCGGCGGCTGCCGGTGAGCGAACTGAAGATCGACCGTTCCTTCGTGGCTCGGCTGGCGGTGGACGCGGAGGACGCGGAGATCGTGCGCTGCACCGTGGACCTCGCGCATTCGCTCGGACTGCTGGTGGTCGCGGAGGGCGTCGAGGACGACGAGACCTGGGAGCGGCTGCGGGACCTGCGCTGTGACGCGGTCCAGGGCTGGCTGGTCGCCGCCGCGATGCCGCCGGAGGAGACCACGGCCTGGCTGCTGGCGCGGGGGTCGAGGGGCTGGCAGCGCCCGAGGGCCGCACTGCCGGCGGCAGCCGCGGACGACCCGGGCCGGGTCGGCTAG
- the gatC gene encoding Asp-tRNA(Asn)/Glu-tRNA(Gln) amidotransferase subunit GatC, which produces MPGITREEVAHLARLARLELKPEELDHFAGQLDDIIGAVARVSEVADQDVPPTSHPLPLTNVMRADEVRPSLTPEQALSGAPAQEQQRFKVPQILGEE; this is translated from the coding sequence ATGCCTGGCATCACGCGCGAGGAGGTCGCCCACCTCGCCCGGCTGGCGCGTCTGGAGCTGAAGCCCGAAGAGCTCGACCACTTCGCAGGCCAGCTCGACGACATCATCGGCGCGGTCGCCCGCGTCAGCGAGGTCGCCGACCAAGACGTACCGCCGACCTCCCACCCGCTGCCGCTGACCAATGTCATGCGCGCGGACGAGGTCCGTCCCTCGCTCACCCCCGAGCAGGCGCTCTCCGGCGCCCCTGCCCAGGAGCAGCAGCGTTTCAAGGTGCCGCAGATCCTGGGGGAGGAGTAG
- the gatA gene encoding Asp-tRNA(Asn)/Glu-tRNA(Gln) amidotransferase subunit GatA: MTDKTNIIRLTAAQTAEKIASGELTAVEVTEAHLARIEAVDEKVHAFLHVDREGALAQARAVDEKRARGEKLGPLAGVPLALKDIFTTEGVPTTVGSKILEGWIPPYDATLTRKLKEADVVILGKTNMDEFAMGSSTENSAYGPTGNPWDLTRIPGGSGGGSSAALASFQAPLAIGTDTGGSIRQPASVTGTVGVKPTYGGVSRHGMVAFSSSLDQGGPCARTVLDAALLHEVIAGHDPLDSTSIDAPVPPVVEAARNGSVAGMRIGVVKQFRGEGYQAGVVQRFDESVTLLEELGAEIVELDCPSFDLALAAYYLIAPSECSSNLARFDGLRYGLRAGDDGTHSAEEVTSLTRESGFGPEVKRRIMLGTYALSSGYYDAYYGSAQKVRTLITRDFEKAFEQVDVIVSPTTPTTAFPIGERADDPMAMYLADLCTIPVNLAGNAAMSLPCGLAPEDNLPVGLQIMAPAMKDDRLYKVGAAVEAAFVEKWGHPLLEEAPSL; this comes from the coding sequence ATGACGGACAAGACCAACATCATCCGGCTCACCGCCGCGCAGACCGCCGAGAAGATCGCTTCCGGCGAGCTCACCGCGGTGGAGGTCACCGAGGCCCATCTGGCCCGTATCGAGGCCGTCGACGAGAAGGTGCACGCCTTTCTGCACGTCGACCGTGAGGGAGCGCTGGCGCAGGCCCGCGCCGTCGACGAGAAGCGGGCCCGGGGCGAGAAGCTCGGCCCGCTCGCCGGTGTGCCGCTCGCGCTGAAGGACATCTTCACCACCGAGGGCGTGCCCACCACCGTCGGGTCCAAGATCCTCGAGGGCTGGATCCCGCCGTACGACGCGACCCTCACCAGGAAGCTCAAGGAAGCCGACGTCGTCATCCTCGGCAAGACCAACATGGACGAGTTCGCCATGGGGTCCTCCACCGAGAACAGTGCCTACGGCCCGACCGGCAACCCCTGGGACCTCACCCGCATCCCGGGCGGCTCCGGCGGCGGGTCGAGCGCCGCGCTCGCCTCCTTCCAGGCCCCGCTCGCGATCGGCACGGACACCGGCGGCTCCATCCGCCAGCCCGCCTCGGTCACCGGCACCGTCGGCGTCAAGCCCACCTACGGCGGGGTCTCCCGCCACGGCATGGTCGCGTTCAGCAGCAGCCTCGACCAGGGCGGGCCCTGCGCCCGTACGGTCCTGGACGCCGCGCTGCTGCACGAGGTCATCGCCGGCCACGACCCGCTCGACTCCACCTCCATCGACGCCCCGGTCCCGCCGGTCGTGGAGGCCGCGCGCAACGGCAGCGTGGCGGGGATGCGCATCGGCGTGGTCAAGCAGTTCCGCGGCGAGGGCTACCAGGCCGGAGTGGTACAGCGCTTCGACGAGTCCGTCACCCTGCTCGAGGAGCTGGGCGCCGAGATCGTCGAGCTGGACTGCCCGTCCTTCGACCTGGCCCTGGCCGCGTACTACCTGATCGCCCCGAGCGAGTGCTCCAGCAACCTGGCGCGCTTCGACGGTCTGCGCTACGGCCTGCGCGCCGGCGACGACGGTACGCACTCCGCCGAGGAGGTCACCTCCCTCACCCGGGAGTCCGGCTTCGGGCCCGAGGTCAAGCGCCGCATCATGCTCGGCACCTACGCCCTCAGCTCCGGCTACTACGACGCGTACTACGGCTCCGCGCAGAAGGTCCGCACGCTCATCACCCGCGACTTCGAGAAGGCGTTCGAGCAGGTGGATGTGATCGTGTCGCCCACGACCCCCACCACCGCCTTCCCGATCGGCGAGCGCGCCGACGACCCGATGGCGATGTACCTGGCGGACCTGTGCACCATTCCGGTCAACCTGGCCGGCAACGCCGCCATGTCGCTGCCCTGCGGCCTCGCCCCGGAGGACAACCTCCCGGTCGGACTGCAGATCATGGCCCCGGCCATGAAGGACGACAGGCTGTACAAGGTCGGCGCCGCGGTCGAGGCCGCCTTCGTGGAAAAGTGGGGGCACCCGCTTCTCGAGGAGGCTCCGTCGCTGTGA
- the gatB gene encoding Asp-tRNA(Asn)/Glu-tRNA(Gln) amidotransferase subunit GatB produces the protein MTTMTDLVSYEDALATYDPVMGLEVHVELGTKTKMFCGCSTALGAEPNSQTCPTCLGLPGALPVVNAIGVESAIRIGLALNCEIAEWCRFARKNYFYPDMPKNFQTSQYDEPIAFNGYLDVQLEDGETFRVDIERAHMEEDTGKSTHVGGATGRIHGASHSLLDYNRAGIPLIEIVTKPIVGAGERAPEVAKAYVRELRELIRALGVSDARMEMGQMRCDVNLSLMPKGSDTFGTRSETKNVNSLRSVERACRFEIQRHAAVLDGGGTVIQETRHFHEDTGSTTSGRIKEEAEDYRYFPEPDLVPVAPPREWVEELRSGLPELPLVRRSRLLEEWGISATDMQAILNAGALDLIVATIEAGADAASARKWWMGELARSANESGKALDELSITAQQVARVTELVASGDLNDKLARQVIEGVLAGEGTPDEVVDKRGLKVVSDEGALTTAVDEAIAGNPAIADKIRGGKVAAAGALVGAVMKATRGQADAARVKELILEKLGVAEG, from the coding sequence GTGACCACCATGACCGACCTGGTGTCGTACGAGGACGCGCTGGCGACGTACGACCCCGTCATGGGCCTTGAGGTCCATGTCGAACTCGGCACCAAGACCAAGATGTTCTGCGGCTGTTCGACGGCGCTCGGCGCCGAGCCGAACTCGCAGACCTGCCCCACCTGCCTCGGCCTGCCCGGCGCGCTCCCGGTCGTCAACGCGATCGGAGTGGAGTCCGCGATCAGGATCGGTCTCGCGCTCAACTGCGAGATCGCCGAGTGGTGCCGCTTCGCCCGGAAGAACTACTTCTATCCGGACATGCCGAAGAACTTCCAGACCTCCCAGTACGACGAGCCGATCGCCTTCAACGGCTACCTCGACGTACAGCTGGAGGACGGGGAGACCTTCCGGGTGGACATCGAGCGCGCCCATATGGAGGAGGACACCGGCAAGTCGACCCATGTCGGCGGCGCCACCGGCCGTATCCACGGCGCCTCGCACTCGCTGCTCGACTACAACCGCGCCGGCATCCCGCTGATCGAGATCGTCACCAAGCCGATCGTCGGCGCCGGCGAGCGCGCCCCCGAGGTGGCCAAGGCGTACGTCCGCGAGCTGCGCGAGCTCATCCGGGCCCTCGGTGTCTCCGACGCCCGGATGGAGATGGGCCAGATGCGCTGTGACGTGAACCTGTCCCTGATGCCCAAGGGCAGCGACACGTTCGGCACCCGGAGCGAGACCAAGAACGTCAACTCGCTGCGCTCCGTCGAGCGGGCCTGCCGCTTCGAGATCCAGCGGCACGCCGCCGTGCTGGACGGCGGCGGCACCGTGATCCAGGAGACCCGTCACTTCCACGAGGACACGGGCTCGACGACCTCCGGGCGCATCAAGGAGGAGGCCGAGGACTACCGGTACTTCCCCGAGCCGGACCTGGTGCCGGTCGCGCCCCCGCGCGAGTGGGTCGAGGAGCTGCGCTCCGGGCTGCCGGAGCTGCCGCTGGTGCGCCGCAGCCGGCTGCTGGAGGAGTGGGGGATCTCCGCCACCGACATGCAGGCGATCCTGAACGCCGGTGCGCTGGACCTGATCGTCGCCACCATCGAGGCGGGCGCCGACGCGGCCTCCGCCCGTAAGTGGTGGATGGGCGAACTGGCCCGCAGCGCCAACGAGTCGGGCAAGGCGCTGGACGAACTGTCCATCACCGCACAGCAGGTGGCCCGGGTCACCGAGCTGGTCGCCTCCGGTGACCTCAACGACAAGCTGGCCCGCCAGGTCATCGAGGGCGTTCTCGCGGGCGAGGGCACCCCCGACGAGGTCGTCGACAAGCGCGGTCTGAAGGTCGTCTCCGACGAGGGCGCCCTGACCACCGCCGTGGACGAGGCCATCGCCGGCAACCCGGCCATCGCGGACAAGATCCGCGGCGGCAAGGTGGCCGCGGCCGGCGCCCTGGTTGGTGCCGTCATGAAGGCCACCCGCGGCCAGGCCGACGCGGCCCGCGTCAAGGAACTGATCCTTGAGAAGCTGGGCGTCGCGGAGGGCTGA